In one window of Pedosphaera parvula Ellin514 DNA:
- a CDS encoding methyltransferase domain-containing protein, whose amino-acid sequence MNISEWEKRYQTGDMPWEKGAPSPGLVDFLKANPDLTKGTVCVPGCGTGHDVRAWAATGFEVTGYDLAPSAIRLSKERTAAAGLKADFFQGDFLHDTPAKRFDWLFEHTLFCAINPDQRDQYVDSLLRWLKPEGQYLAVNYMIPDEDGPPFGTTRQELVSRFSPHFELLKEWVPRSYPNRTGLEMMLWWKRKV is encoded by the coding sequence ATGAATATTTCGGAATGGGAAAAGCGTTATCAAACTGGGGACATGCCTTGGGAAAAGGGTGCGCCCTCTCCGGGGCTGGTGGATTTTCTAAAGGCGAATCCGGATTTGACCAAGGGGACAGTTTGCGTGCCAGGCTGCGGTACCGGGCATGATGTGCGTGCCTGGGCGGCAACCGGGTTTGAAGTGACTGGATATGATCTCGCTCCCAGCGCCATCCGGCTTTCGAAGGAACGCACAGCGGCAGCGGGCTTGAAGGCGGATTTTTTTCAGGGAGATTTTTTGCACGACACTCCGGCAAAACGCTTTGATTGGTTGTTCGAGCATACGCTTTTTTGCGCCATCAATCCGGATCAACGAGATCAGTATGTCGATTCCCTGCTCCGCTGGCTTAAGCCGGAGGGCCAGTATTTGGCGGTGAATTACATGATTCCAGATGAGGACGGTCCACCGTTTGGCACGACGCGGCAGGAACTGGTGAGCCGGTTTTCTCCGCATTTTGAGTTGTTGAAGGAATGGGTCCCCCGCTCTTATCCCAATCGAACGGGACTGGAAATGATGTTGTGGTGGAAGCGGAAGGTTTGA
- a CDS encoding ABC transporter ATP-binding protein: MNNMEPEIILDARDLHKSYEMGQRSLEVLRGVSVKIERGGFVALRGASGAGKSTLLHLLGGLDVPNKGEIWTDGKNLAAVSNRALAQWRNTKVGFIFQAYHLLPELDALENVCLPARMGRVTAAKAEARGRELLAKVGLKDRVEHRPTELSGGEQQRVAIARALINSPEIILADEPTGNLDSHTGEEIMNLLCDLRTEANTTLVIATHDLEVAKRAPRVIHLTDGLIQD, from the coding sequence ATGAATAATATGGAGCCTGAAATCATTCTGGACGCCCGCGATTTGCACAAAAGCTATGAGATGGGCCAGCGCTCGCTGGAAGTGCTGAGAGGGGTCAGCGTCAAGATAGAGAGGGGTGGTTTTGTTGCTTTGCGGGGCGCTTCCGGTGCGGGGAAAAGCACATTGTTACATCTGCTTGGCGGGTTGGATGTGCCCAACAAGGGAGAGATTTGGACTGATGGAAAAAACCTGGCTGCCGTTTCCAATCGCGCGCTGGCGCAGTGGCGCAATACCAAGGTGGGTTTTATCTTTCAAGCCTACCACCTCCTGCCGGAATTGGATGCTCTCGAAAATGTTTGCCTGCCCGCCCGCATGGGACGTGTAACTGCAGCGAAAGCGGAAGCACGTGGACGGGAGTTGCTGGCGAAGGTTGGTTTGAAAGATCGGGTTGAACATCGTCCGACCGAGCTTTCAGGTGGCGAACAACAACGCGTCGCGATTGCGAGGGCATTGATTAACTCCCCGGAAATCATCCTTGCGGATGAACCTACGGGAAATCTGGATTCGCATACCGGCGAGGAAATCATGAATCTCCTCTGCGACTTGCGGACCGAGGCGAACACCACGCTGGTCATCGCGACTCACGATCTCGAAGTGGCCAAGCGCGCTCCGCGTGTGATTCATTTGACGGATGGATTGATTCAGGATTGA
- a CDS encoding DSD1 family PLP-dependent enzyme: MNSTNPNNWKGLPLAEVDTPSLLLDADALQANIDRMAAFFVNRPSGLRPHFKSHKCTKIVRLQMQAGAVGITCAKLGEAEVLADAGIREILIANQIVGHVKIARLIQLAKRAAPIVAVDSEENARMLSAAASAANVEIRALVEVDIGLNRCGVKSGAPALALTRLIASLPGIKFEGLQGYEGHLVDLPDEAERAEKTRAALKPLVETRRLIESSGIPVNIVTGGSTGTYTFTGDFPGVDEVQAGSYAAMDWYYFDIRPEFRQAMSILTTVISRPAPDIAIVDVGRKGVGAEFGPPRVKDLPGASIARFGSEEHASISLPKDCNMSVGDHLELIPSHGCTTSNLYREFIVHRHGVVEDVWPIEGSGQMR; this comes from the coding sequence ATGAACTCGACAAATCCAAATAATTGGAAGGGCCTGCCATTAGCCGAGGTCGATACTCCTTCATTGCTCCTGGATGCCGACGCCTTGCAGGCGAATATCGACCGGATGGCCGCCTTCTTCGTCAACCGGCCCAGCGGGTTGCGTCCGCACTTCAAAAGCCACAAATGCACAAAGATCGTCCGGTTGCAAATGCAAGCCGGTGCCGTGGGCATTACCTGCGCCAAGCTGGGCGAAGCGGAAGTCTTGGCCGATGCTGGCATTCGCGAAATCCTCATCGCCAACCAAATCGTCGGTCACGTTAAAATCGCGAGACTCATCCAGTTGGCAAAACGCGCCGCCCCAATCGTCGCCGTGGATTCAGAGGAAAATGCCCGGATGCTCTCTGCCGCCGCTTCCGCCGCAAATGTGGAAATCCGCGCCCTCGTGGAAGTGGACATCGGTTTGAACCGCTGCGGGGTTAAATCTGGCGCACCCGCACTGGCGCTGACGCGATTAATCGCTTCGCTGCCCGGAATCAAATTCGAGGGATTGCAAGGCTACGAAGGACACTTGGTGGACCTGCCCGACGAAGCTGAACGTGCGGAGAAAACCCGCGCCGCCCTCAAACCACTGGTCGAAACCCGCCGACTCATTGAAAGCTCCGGCATTCCCGTCAACATCGTTACCGGTGGCAGCACGGGCACCTATACCTTCACGGGCGATTTCCCTGGGGTCGATGAAGTGCAGGCTGGCTCTTATGCCGCCATGGATTGGTATTACTTCGACATCCGCCCCGAGTTTCGACAGGCCATGTCCATTCTGACCACCGTCATCAGTCGCCCGGCACCGGACATTGCCATTGTCGATGTCGGGCGCAAAGGTGTTGGCGCGGAATTTGGCCCACCGCGCGTCAAAGACCTGCCCGGTGCATCCATCGCCAGGTTTGGCTCGGAAGAACACGCCTCCATTTCACTGCCGAAAGATTGCAATATGAGCGTGGGCGATCACTTGGAATTAATCCCATCCCACGGCTGCACCACGTCAAACCTGTACCGCGAGTTCATCGTTCATCGCCACGGCGTGGTTGAAGATGTCTGGCCCATTGAAGGCAGCGGTCAGATGCGCTGA
- a CDS encoding ABC transporter permease, producing MSRLPFELLLALRYLRPKRTFVSIITLISVLGVTLGVAVLVIVISVMSGFDSQLREKILGFNSHLKVFEIDPKTKQEGVLHDFAVVSNMVKSNQNVVSVSPFVLNRVYIQTEPPRGEPRIDVPYVRGVDPSSKEAVSLIATNIKQGTFDISGRGMLVGTDFANMMGLQVGDPVSVLLPRDLMKMKESMDRGEKELILPKDYEITGIFDTGYYEYNFSVVVTSLENAQDMYDLGEDVHGLMVMIKDPTQSDKVRAQLQKSLGSNYKVTSWVQESSMMAAVLVEKNVMLYILFFIVIVAAFGITCTLITFVVLKTREIGILKALGASSRQIMWIFMSQSMVVSVFGVFGGLGLGFLGLYYRNQFLHAMRNLTGMELFPANIYGFSDLPALIVPGDLAIICGGAFIICLLAAAFPAWSASRLKPVEALRHE from the coding sequence ATGTCGCGTTTGCCGTTTGAGTTATTATTGGCGCTCCGGTATTTGCGACCCAAACGGACCTTTGTTTCCATTATTACGCTAATTTCCGTTTTGGGTGTCACGCTCGGAGTCGCCGTGCTGGTTATTGTAATCAGCGTTATGAGTGGTTTTGATAGCCAATTGCGGGAGAAAATCCTTGGCTTCAATTCTCATCTCAAGGTTTTCGAAATTGATCCGAAGACTAAACAGGAAGGTGTCCTGCACGATTTCGCCGTGGTGTCGAACATGGTGAAGTCCAATCAAAACGTGGTTTCAGTCTCCCCCTTTGTCCTGAACCGCGTTTACATTCAAACCGAACCGCCCAGAGGTGAACCACGGATTGACGTTCCTTACGTGCGGGGAGTGGATCCAAGTTCCAAGGAAGCGGTAAGCCTGATCGCCACCAACATAAAGCAAGGGACTTTCGATATAAGCGGGCGCGGGATGCTGGTGGGCACGGATTTCGCCAATATGATGGGATTGCAGGTTGGTGACCCGGTGAGTGTGCTCCTGCCACGCGATTTGATGAAGATGAAGGAGTCGATGGATCGGGGGGAAAAAGAACTCATCCTACCGAAGGATTATGAAATCACAGGCATTTTCGATACCGGCTACTATGAATATAATTTTTCCGTGGTAGTCACCTCGCTCGAAAATGCACAGGATATGTATGACCTGGGCGAAGACGTCCATGGATTGATGGTGATGATAAAAGATCCAACCCAGTCTGATAAGGTTCGTGCCCAGCTCCAGAAATCCCTGGGCTCAAATTATAAAGTGACCAGCTGGGTGCAGGAGAGTTCGATGATGGCAGCCGTGCTGGTGGAAAAGAATGTCATGCTTTACATCCTGTTTTTCATCGTGATCGTGGCCGCATTTGGCATCACCTGCACGCTCATCACGTTTGTGGTTTTGAAAACGCGTGAAATCGGAATTCTGAAGGCACTGGGAGCGAGCAGCCGGCAAATCATGTGGATATTTATGAGTCAAAGCATGGTTGTAAGCGTCTTCGGCGTCTTCGGCGGCCTGGGATTGGGATTCCTCGGCTTGTATTACCGCAACCAGTTTCTGCATGCCATGCGCAACCTGACCGGGATGGAACTCTTCCCTGCCAACATTTATGGCTTTAGCGATTTGCCAGCGTTGATTGTGCCGGGGGATCTGGCCATCATCTGCGGCGGGGCATTTATCATTTGTCTGCTGGCAGCAGCTTTCCCTGCGTGGAGTGCGAGTCGGCTGAAACCTGTGGAGGCGTTACGCCATGAATAA